In Lysobacter sp. FW306-1B-D06B, the sequence CGCGTTCTCGGCACGGCGCGTGGCGCGGATCAGTTCGTCCAGCTTGATCTGCATCGCCTCGGTGTCGCGGTTCTGCGTGTTCTGGATCAGGAACACCATCAGGAAGGTGATGATCGTCGTGCCGGTGTTGATGATCAGTTGCCAGGTGTCGCTGAACCCGAACATCGGGCCGCTGACCAGCCAGGCCAGGATCACCAGCACCGCCAGCCCGAAGGCCGTGGCGTTGCCCGTCCAGCGCGAGGCCGCCTTGGCGAAGACCGTGAACTTTGCGTGCAGGCTCATGGCGACTTTGCGTACGCGCCGCGCGGCCCGTCGCCGCGGGAAGACCTTCCGCCGCGCAACGCAAATTCCGCGTGAACACACGCCGACTTCACGCGATCGCGCGACCGGCGGTGCCATCACGCGGCGTTACCCGGCGCCGGACGTATCGTCGAATGCAACGACGACGCACGCCGAAGGAGGCACGCCATGTCGCAGGATCGCAAGGACCCGCCCGTCCACGACGAGCACCGCAAGACACAACACGACAAGCCCGAAGACGCGCGCGAGCGCGAGAAGCGCAAGCAGCACGAGAGCGAGAACCAGGACCAGGCGCTGGAGGAAACCTTCCCCGCGAGCGACCCGACGTCGCCGTTCGTGCCGGCCAAGGCTCCGGATTGACGCGCGCGATGGCGGCCGGCGGAGCCTGGGCATCCACCGCATCGGACACCGGGCGCGCGACATGCGCGCAGGGTGCCGGCTGCGTCGTCGAACTGTTGCGGCGCGCGCGTCGAACCGAGCATGAGGCGGCCACCGGACGCTGGATCGGCGAACGACTGGCCGGCCTGCTCGGCTACGAGTACGGCGGCGTGCATGCACCCGACACGGACGCGGATGCCGCGCCGCCGGAGCGGTACTTCCTGCCCGACAGCACGCTGTCCACCGCCGACGCGCGTGCACTGCGCATCCACGGGCCGGAGCAGTTGCTGGGCGGCGTCGTGCCGCATCCGTTCGTGGCGACCAAGTCGATCACGCATCGGCTCGTCGACGGCGCGCGCGTCGTGCCCGTGGGCTGGTCTCACGCGCTGGGCGCCGCGCTCGACGAGGTCACCGTGCCCGGCTTCGCCGCTTTCAGCGTGGACGACGTGGCGCGCGCGGCAAAACAGTTGTTCGAACAGGGTCTGCCGGCCCGCATCAAGCGCGCCGACGGCATCGGCGGCGTCGGCCAATCGGTCGCCACCGATCGCAAGACGCTCGACGCCGCGCTGGCGCATCTGGATGTGGACTGCCTGGAACGCCTGGGCGCGGTGGTGGAACTCAACCTCAAGCCGGTGAAGACCTACAGCGTCGGTACGGTGGCGGTGGGCGAGCAGCGCATCGCCTACTTCGGAATGCAGCGGCTCACGCGCAACCGGCACGGCGTGGCGGTGTACGGCGGATCGAGCCAGGCCTGCCTGCGTGGCGGCCTGGAGGACGTGATGGCGACATTGCAGGACGAGGCCGAACGTCGCGTGCTGCGTTGTGCGATCCGCTACGACGCGGAGGTTTCGCGCGCGTATCCGGAGTTCTTCGCCTCCAGGCGCAATTACGACGTGGCGCTCGGCGTGGATCCGTCGGGCGTGCCGCGAACGGGCGTGCTGGAGCAGTCCTGGCGCATCGGCGGCGCGACACCGGCGGAGATCCTAGCGCTGGAAGCGATGCACCGTGATCCCAGGTTGTCGCAGGTGCATGTCTCCACGCACGAAACCTACGAACTGATCGACGCGCCGCTCGGCGCGCAGGTGTACTTCCACGGCGAAGACCCCGCCGTCGGCCCGATGACGAAGTACGCCGTACTCGATGCGCAGGACGATGCGCATGGACGTTAGCCTCGAAAGCATCGAGCTGGCAGTGGAGCAGGATCGTGTGTGCGGCACGGTGCTCTCGCCGCCTTCGCGGATGCCGGGCGTGCTGTTCGTGCACGGTTGGGGCGGCAGCCAGGAACACGATCTGGTACGCGCACGCGAAGCGGCCGGTATCGGCTGCGTGTGCCTCACCTTCGACCTGCGCGGCCACGAGCGCACGGCGCGTCACTGGGAGAAGGTGAACCGCCCGCAGAACCTGGCCGATCTGCTCGCCGCCTACGATTGGCTGGCCGCGCGGCCGAACGTGGATCCCACCGCGATGGCGGTCGTCGGCATCAGTTACGGCGGATACCTGGCGGCCTTGATGACGGCGCAGCGGCCGGTGCGCTGGCTGGCGTTGCGTTCGCCGGCGATCTACATGGACGAGGGCTGGGAACTGCCCAAGCTCCAGCTGCACATCGACACGGATCTGAACGCCTATCGCCAGCGCCGGATCGACATGCAGGACAACCGCGTGCTGCGCGCATGTGCGGCGTATCGGGGCCACGCGTTGCTGGTCGCGGCCGAGCACGACACGGTGGTGCCGCATCCGGTCATCGACAACTACGCCAACGCATTCCACCGCACGCGCTCGCTGACGCGCCGCATCGTCGAGGGCGCCGACCACGCGTTCTCGCAGAAGCCCGCGCAGAAGGCCTATACCGCGATCCTGATCAAGTGGCTGGCCGAGATGATCATGGGCGCGCGCGAGGAAGCAGCGCTGGCGAAGCTGCGGGAGCGGCGGATTCCGGAGGAGGAGGAAGGGGTGTGATGCGGGATGCGATGCGTGGTTTGATGCGTGATGCGTGATGCGTGATGCGTGGTGCGTGGTGCGTGGTGCGTGGTGCGTGGTGCGTGATGCGTGATGCGTGATGCGTGGTGCGTGATGCGTGGTGCGTGGTGCGTGGTGTGATGCGCGGTGTGGCAAGGAGTCGCCCATCACCTTCCCGAATCCGTCATCCCGGCGAAGGCCGGGACCCAGGCCGTCACGCCATCCGCCCCATCACGTCATTCCAGCGAAAGCTGGGTCTTTTGGGCCGCCGCACGGCGGCACTATCCATTTTGCTGTTGCTGCACACAGGCAACACGAAAGCGTGCCATGCGACGGCCCCAAAGCCCCGCCTACGCGGGAATGACGGTGAGGATATTCACCGCAGAGGGAGTGCCCGCACGCTGAGGGCCTGGGTCCCGGCCTTCGCCGGGATGACGGAATTTGAGAGTGACCTTGCCTTCGTCTTGCGCGCGTTCCTGCTCACCCATGCGGCCCACCCATCACCGGCAGCACGATGCCGCTGATGTAGGACGAGCACACCGGCGCAGCCAGGAACACGTAGGCCGGTGATAGTTCCTCCGGTTGCGCCGGCCGCCCCATGTCGCTGGACGCACCGAACTTCGCCACGTCCTTCGCCGCCTTGTCGGCCGGATTGAGCGGTGTCCACACGGGCCCCGGCGCCACCGCGTTCACGCGGATGCCGCGTTCGAGCAGGTTGCTCGCCAGCGACATCGTGAAGGCGTGGATCGCACCCTTGGTCGCCGAATAGTCGAGCAGGTGCGGCGAGCCGAACAGGCCGGTCTCGGAGCCGGAATTGATGATGCACGCGCCGCGCTTGAGGTGCGGCAGTGCGGCGCGTGCCATGTGGAAGTAGCCGGCGATGTTGGTCTGCAAGGTTTCCTGCAGGTGTTCGTCGGTGATGTCTTCCAGCTTCTTGGCGTGCAATTGGAAAGCGGCGTTGTTGACGAGGATGTCCAGCCGCCCGAACGCCTGGACGGTCGCGGCGACGGCGCCGTTGCAGAAGGTGGAATCCTTCACGTCGCCGGGAATCACCAGGCAGCGCCGGCCTTCCTTTTCCACTGCGGCGCGCGTTTGCTCGGCGTCCTCGTGTTCGTCGAGGTAGACGATGGCGACGTCGGCGCCTTCGCGCGCGAACAGCACCGCCACCGCGCGCCCGATGCCGGAATCTCCGCCCGTCACGATGGCGACGCGGTCGAGCAGCTTCTCGCTGCCTTTGTAGTCGGGCGCCATGTAGCGCGGCTGCGGGTCGAGGTCGCGCTCGCGGCCCGGCTTTTGCTGGTGCTGCGCGGGAAGCGGGTTTTCCGGTTGCCGCCGTGTGCCGGCCTGCACGGCCTTCCTGGACGATGCCTTCTTCGCGGGCGATTTGGCCTGCCTGGCGTCCTTCGCCTCGACCTTCTTCTGGATCGCCCGTTGCTTCGCTGCGGTGCCGGCGGCCTTCGACGCCGGCTTCTTCTCCATCGCCATGCCCGTGTCCTCCGCTACCGATGACAAGAACGCCCGGGTGCGGACACCCGGGCGCTCGTGCCTGCATGCGGCCGCTGAAAGGCCGACGCAGGATTACTTGCCCGTCTTGGCGACGGCCAGACCACTGGCATCGACGCTCTTGACGCCCTTGATGCCCTTCGCCACCGCGATGGCCTTGTCGTGCTTGGCCTTGCTGTCGACCGTGCCCGACAGTTTCACCGTGCCGTTGACGGTGTCGACGTCGATCTCCGTGCCCGGCACGTCCGACGTCGCCATGAGGTCGGCCTTCACCTTGGTGGTGATCCAGGTGTCGTTGACGGGCTGCGCGGAGCCTTCCTCTTCCGCTTCGGCCTGGGCGCGATCCTGCGCGAGCACGATCATCGGCGTGGAGATGATCGCCACGGCGCCGAGAATGGCGGCAAACAGCTTCGCGTTGGTATGGATCTTCATGCGAGTCCTCCACTGGAAAGTGCCGACAGCTTTCGTTGTCGGCGTGTATCCCCGCGTGAAATCACCGATATCGCGCAGTTCGCGCAGGGCCTGCGTTCACGGATGCGAATCCGGTGTAAACGCGCGCGGCGTGTTCAGGGCG encodes:
- a CDS encoding low affinity iron permease family protein codes for the protein MSLHAKFTVFAKAASRWTGNATAFGLAVLVILAWLVSGPMFGFSDTWQLIINTGTTIITFLMVFLIQNTQNRDTEAMQIKLDELIRATRRAENALLDLEEMDQDELDRMRKRYEDLARVARDHVEARQRGSATRKPPRDASG
- a CDS encoding DUF3182 family protein, translated to MAAGGAWASTASDTGRATCAQGAGCVVELLRRARRTEHEAATGRWIGERLAGLLGYEYGGVHAPDTDADAAPPERYFLPDSTLSTADARALRIHGPEQLLGGVVPHPFVATKSITHRLVDGARVVPVGWSHALGAALDEVTVPGFAAFSVDDVARAAKQLFEQGLPARIKRADGIGGVGQSVATDRKTLDAALAHLDVDCLERLGAVVELNLKPVKTYSVGTVAVGEQRIAYFGMQRLTRNRHGVAVYGGSSQACLRGGLEDVMATLQDEAERRVLRCAIRYDAEVSRAYPEFFASRRNYDVALGVDPSGVPRTGVLEQSWRIGGATPAEILALEAMHRDPRLSQVHVSTHETYELIDAPLGAQVYFHGEDPAVGPMTKYAVLDAQDDAHGR
- a CDS encoding alpha/beta fold hydrolase, which translates into the protein MDVSLESIELAVEQDRVCGTVLSPPSRMPGVLFVHGWGGSQEHDLVRAREAAGIGCVCLTFDLRGHERTARHWEKVNRPQNLADLLAAYDWLAARPNVDPTAMAVVGISYGGYLAALMTAQRPVRWLALRSPAIYMDEGWELPKLQLHIDTDLNAYRQRRIDMQDNRVLRACAAYRGHALLVAAEHDTVVPHPVIDNYANAFHRTRSLTRRIVEGADHAFSQKPAQKAYTAILIKWLAEMIMGAREEAALAKLRERRIPEEEEGV
- a CDS encoding SDR family oxidoreductase, which translates into the protein MAMEKKPASKAAGTAAKQRAIQKKVEAKDARQAKSPAKKASSRKAVQAGTRRQPENPLPAQHQQKPGRERDLDPQPRYMAPDYKGSEKLLDRVAIVTGGDSGIGRAVAVLFAREGADVAIVYLDEHEDAEQTRAAVEKEGRRCLVIPGDVKDSTFCNGAVAATVQAFGRLDILVNNAAFQLHAKKLEDITDEHLQETLQTNIAGYFHMARAALPHLKRGACIINSGSETGLFGSPHLLDYSATKGAIHAFTMSLASNLLERGIRVNAVAPGPVWTPLNPADKAAKDVAKFGASSDMGRPAQPEELSPAYVFLAAPVCSSYISGIVLPVMGGPHG
- a CDS encoding BON domain-containing protein, with the protein product MKIHTNAKLFAAILGAVAIISTPMIVLAQDRAQAEAEEEGSAQPVNDTWITTKVKADLMATSDVPGTEIDVDTVNGTVKLSGTVDSKAKHDKAIAVAKGIKGVKSVDASGLAVAKTGK